A DNA window from Parabacteroides johnsonii DSM 18315 contains the following coding sequences:
- the rodA gene encoding rod shape-determining protein RodA, whose protein sequence is MSYRKTEIWKTVDWLTIILYVVLVVAGWFSICGASYEFDNVGLFDPSGRPGSQLMWMGLSVGLIFVILMLESEFFDVFAYLIYAGVIVLLIATIFLAPNIKGSHSWLVLGPVRLQPAEFAKFATALAVAKLMNTYGFKLTVPKNFILVLSLIFLPMICILLQQETGSALVYLAFFLMLYREGMSGYILLSGVCAVVFFVTSMKFSDVTAGATAVGELLVSSLILLITVILIQIEKKDTRAIQAILGAVGIACLGGYAASFFMPVDYSLISIGLVLLVVCYLIFLSIRNWVWHYVLIAVFALGSLAFMYSVDYVFTDILEPHQQIRIKVSLGLEDDPSGAGYNVNQSKIAIGSGGLTGKGFLNGTQTKLKYVPEQDTDFIFCTVGEEQGFIGASIVLLLFGFLILRLIVLAERQSSTFNRVYGYSVASIFFFHLAINIGMVTGLTPVIGIPLPFFSYGGSSLWGFTILLFIFLRLDASRRER, encoded by the coding sequence GTGAGTTATAGGAAGACAGAAATATGGAAGACGGTTGACTGGTTGACGATCATTCTTTATGTAGTTTTGGTCGTCGCCGGTTGGTTTAGTATCTGCGGTGCCAGTTATGAATTCGATAACGTGGGGCTGTTCGACCCGTCGGGGCGTCCTGGTTCGCAGTTGATGTGGATGGGGTTATCGGTAGGGTTGATCTTTGTGATCCTGATGCTGGAGAGTGAGTTTTTTGATGTTTTCGCCTATCTGATATATGCCGGTGTCATCGTGTTGCTGATTGCTACGATCTTTCTGGCTCCGAACATAAAAGGTTCCCATTCGTGGCTCGTTTTGGGACCTGTCAGGTTGCAACCGGCTGAGTTCGCCAAGTTTGCGACGGCACTTGCTGTCGCGAAGCTGATGAATACGTATGGTTTCAAGTTGACTGTACCTAAAAATTTCATACTCGTCTTGTCGCTTATATTCCTGCCGATGATTTGCATTCTATTGCAGCAAGAGACAGGTTCGGCGTTGGTTTACCTGGCTTTCTTCCTGATGTTATACCGGGAGGGGATGTCGGGATATATTCTTCTGTCGGGAGTCTGTGCGGTTGTCTTTTTTGTCACCAGCATGAAGTTCTCGGATGTGACGGCGGGAGCTACGGCAGTGGGAGAGTTGCTTGTATCTTCTTTGATCTTGTTGATCACGGTTATCCTGATACAAATAGAAAAGAAAGATACCCGTGCGATACAGGCGATATTAGGTGCTGTGGGGATTGCCTGTTTAGGGGGATATGCTGCCTCATTCTTTATGCCGGTCGATTATTCCCTGATATCGATCGGATTGGTTTTGCTGGTAGTCTGCTATCTGATTTTCCTTTCTATCCGCAACTGGGTATGGCATTATGTGCTGATCGCTGTTTTTGCATTGGGATCACTGGCTTTTATGTATTCGGTGGATTATGTGTTTACCGATATCTTGGAACCGCACCAACAGATACGCATCAAGGTTTCATTGGGATTGGAAGACGATCCGAGCGGTGCCGGCTATAATGTGAACCAGTCGAAGATTGCGATCGGTTCGGGTGGACTCACCGGAAAAGGCTTTCTGAACGGTACGCAGACCAAGTTGAAGTATGTTCCTGAGCAGGATACCGACTTTATCTTTTGTACGGTAGGTGAAGAGCAGGGGTTCATCGGAGCCTCGATAGTCCTGTTGTTGTTCGGGTTTCTGATCCTGCGGCTGATCGTGTTGGCAGAGCGGCAAAGCTCTACTTTCAACCGGGTGTATGGCTACAGTGTCGCTTCTATCTTTTTCTTCCATCTGGCTATTAATATCGGGATGGTGACGGGGCTTACACCTGTGATCGGTATTCCATTGCCTTTCTTTAGCTACGGCGGTTCTTCCCTTTGGGGATTCACGATCTTGCTCTTTATCTTCCTTCGTCTGGATGCCTCCAGAAGGGAACGGTAG
- the mrdA gene encoding penicillin-binding protein 2 — MEINTKYTLENRRFVIGGAVVLLVLIFIIRLFFLQVVDSDYKAWADSNAFQKKTLIPSRGIIYDRNGKLLVYNQPSYEVMLIMREIQPFDTLDFCNILGITKELFVKRIAEIKNRRLNPGYSSYVPQVFMNHLSAQECGVLQEKLYKFPGFYIQNRTIREYEYPYGAHLLGNIGEVNRGDIEKDPYYVQGDNAGRSGVELSYEEALRGVKGVEILLRDAHGRIKGRYEEGRHDVAPVSGKNLTLSIDMDLQALGEKLMQNKRGSIVMIEPETGEVLCMVSSPSYDPNLLVGRQRGKNHIMLSKNSDKPLLDRAIMGRYPPGSTFKPTQALTFLQEGVITTETMYTCAHGYTGARNGKPACHGHASPLNVTYALATSCNSFFCWGLRDMIDSRRRYPSVGEAFEVWKNYLVSMGYGYKLGIDLPGENRGFLPNSEYYDKYHGKRWSSSTVISIAIGQGEVLATPLQICNLAATIANRGYFITPHVVKEVQDTPLDSLYTDKRYTMVNRENYEIVAEGMRNAVIGGTCRGVAIPDIEVCGKTGTAENPHGKDHSAFIGFAPYRNPKVAICVYVENGGFGATYGVPIGKLMMEKYLKGEISEENKLLEETMSNAVVSPNVLSLPNREL; from the coding sequence GTGGAGATTAATACGAAGTATACTCTTGAGAACAGGCGTTTCGTGATTGGTGGCGCCGTCGTTCTGCTGGTTCTCATCTTTATCATTCGTCTATTCTTCCTGCAAGTGGTGGATAGCGACTATAAAGCATGGGCGGACAGCAATGCGTTTCAGAAAAAGACACTGATCCCTTCCAGAGGGATCATTTATGACCGCAACGGGAAATTGCTGGTCTATAACCAGCCTTCTTATGAAGTCATGCTGATCATGCGTGAGATTCAACCGTTCGATACACTTGATTTCTGCAATATCCTTGGTATTACAAAAGAATTGTTTGTAAAACGTATAGCCGAAATTAAGAACAGGCGATTGAATCCTGGATATTCATCCTATGTCCCGCAGGTGTTTATGAATCACCTCTCCGCACAGGAATGCGGCGTTTTGCAGGAAAAGTTGTATAAATTTCCCGGTTTTTATATTCAGAACCGTACGATCCGGGAATATGAATATCCTTATGGAGCCCATCTGTTGGGTAATATCGGGGAGGTTAACCGGGGGGATATCGAAAAAGATCCCTATTATGTGCAGGGAGATAATGCCGGACGTTCAGGCGTGGAATTGTCTTACGAAGAGGCTTTACGTGGTGTGAAAGGAGTGGAGATCTTGTTGCGTGATGCGCATGGACGTATAAAAGGAAGGTATGAAGAAGGCCGTCACGATGTGGCTCCCGTGTCCGGTAAGAACCTGACGCTTTCGATTGATATGGATTTGCAAGCTTTGGGTGAGAAGCTGATGCAGAACAAGAGAGGCAGCATTGTCATGATCGAGCCGGAAACGGGAGAGGTACTGTGCATGGTTTCTTCGCCTTCTTACGACCCAAACTTGTTAGTCGGCCGTCAGCGGGGAAAGAATCATATCATGCTTTCGAAAAATTCAGACAAGCCTTTGTTGGATCGTGCCATCATGGGACGTTATCCGCCAGGATCGACATTCAAGCCGACACAGGCGTTGACTTTCCTTCAAGAAGGAGTGATTACGACTGAAACTATGTACACTTGTGCACATGGATATACAGGAGCCCGAAATGGCAAACCGGCCTGTCATGGCCATGCATCTCCTCTAAATGTGACCTATGCGCTGGCTACTTCCTGTAACTCTTTTTTTTGTTGGGGGTTGCGGGATATGATCGATAGCCGCCGGCGTTATCCGAGCGTGGGAGAGGCGTTTGAAGTCTGGAAGAACTACCTGGTGTCTATGGGATACGGCTATAAGTTGGGCATTGACCTGCCTGGGGAAAATAGAGGTTTTTTGCCGAACAGTGAATATTATGACAAATATCATGGTAAACGTTGGAGCTCCAGTACTGTCATCTCCATTGCGATCGGGCAGGGTGAAGTGTTGGCTACGCCATTGCAGATTTGTAATCTGGCGGCGACCATCGCTAACCGGGGATATTTTATTACTCCGCATGTCGTGAAGGAGGTGCAGGACACCCCGTTGGATTCCCTTTACACGGATAAACGGTACACGATGGTGAATCGCGAAAATTATGAAATCGTTGCTGAAGGTATGCGGAATGCCGTTATAGGTGGCACTTGCCGAGGGGTGGCTATTCCGGATATTGAGGTCTGCGGCAAGACTGGTACAGCTGAGAATCCGCATGGGAAAGATCACTCGGCTTTTATCGGTTTTGCTCCTTATCGGAATCCGAAGGTGGCCATTTGCGTATATGTGGAGAATGGTGGTTTTGGTGCGACTTACGGTGTGCCGATCGGCAAGTTGATGATGGAGAAGTATCTGAAAGGCGAGATCTCGGAAGAGAACAAGTTGCTGGAAGAGACAATGTCAAATGCGGTTGTATCGCCAAACGTTTTATCTTTACCGAATCGTGAGTTATAG
- a CDS encoding PSP1 domain-containing protein — MDFKLNTGSCCMGKKGCSKIQNNKLNTYDWLCDVPDAANATDYVEVQFKNTRKGYYLNSSKIPLEKGDLVAVEASPGHDIGTVTLTGKLVLLQMKKNNVRTGEGNEPKKVYRKAKPTDIEKYEEAKAKEHATMIRSRQIAADLGLNMKIGDVEYQGDGNKAIFYYIADERVDFRQLIKVLAEAFRVRIEMKQIGARQEAGRIGGIGPCGRELCCSSWMTSFVSVATGAARYQDISMNPQKLAGQCAKLKCCINYEVDAYVEAQKRLPSREVVLETKDNTYYHFKTDIFKREITYSTDKSFAANLVTISANRAFDVINMNKKGMKPVTLEADTKPQPPKRDAQDILGQDSVTRFDASLKKKKKKRNGNGNKENLPKETVANTGSEGNSKPTNGEKANGNNGNENKNGKGNGNRNGNRNRNNGNRDNNRERENRENNRDNNRNRPRPNRVNNDKQPNNDKPQQQAKPATKPDSKPENKPDTKPEA; from the coding sequence ATGGATTTTAAATTAAATACAGGAAGTTGCTGCATGGGTAAAAAAGGATGCAGCAAGATACAAAATAATAAGCTGAACACCTACGACTGGCTTTGCGACGTGCCCGATGCGGCAAATGCAACCGATTACGTGGAAGTGCAGTTTAAAAACACCCGCAAAGGATATTACCTCAACAGTTCCAAGATACCTCTGGAAAAAGGAGATTTAGTCGCAGTGGAAGCCAGTCCCGGACATGACATCGGGACTGTGACGCTGACCGGCAAGCTCGTCCTTCTCCAAATGAAAAAAAACAATGTCCGTACCGGCGAAGGTAACGAGCCTAAAAAGGTATATCGCAAAGCCAAACCGACCGATATCGAGAAATACGAAGAGGCGAAAGCTAAGGAACACGCCACAATGATCCGTTCGCGACAGATCGCTGCCGACTTGGGACTGAATATGAAGATCGGGGACGTGGAATACCAGGGTGACGGCAATAAGGCGATCTTTTATTACATTGCCGACGAGCGTGTTGACTTCCGCCAGTTGATCAAAGTACTTGCCGAAGCCTTCCGTGTCCGCATCGAGATGAAGCAGATCGGTGCCCGTCAGGAAGCCGGACGCATCGGAGGTATCGGCCCTTGCGGACGAGAATTGTGCTGTTCAAGCTGGATGACGAGTTTCGTATCGGTAGCCACCGGAGCCGCCCGTTATCAGGATATCTCCATGAACCCCCAAAAGTTAGCCGGCCAATGCGCCAAGCTGAAATGTTGCATCAACTATGAAGTGGATGCTTATGTGGAAGCACAAAAACGTTTGCCGTCCCGTGAAGTGGTGCTGGAAACAAAGGACAATACCTACTATCATTTTAAAACGGATATCTTCAAACGGGAAATCACCTACTCTACCGATAAATCGTTCGCGGCCAATTTGGTTACGATCTCCGCCAACCGTGCCTTCGATGTGATCAACATGAACAAGAAAGGTATGAAGCCCGTCACTCTCGAAGCCGATACCAAGCCGCAGCCACCTAAGCGCGATGCCCAGGATATCTTGGGGCAGGACAGCGTTACCCGTTTCGATGCTTCCCTGAAAAAGAAGAAAAAGAAACGCAACGGAAACGGCAACAAGGAAAATCTGCCGAAAGAAACCGTAGCCAACACCGGCAGCGAAGGAAACAGCAAACCTACCAACGGAGAAAAAGCGAACGGCAACAACGGCAACGAAAATAAAAACGGTAAAGGAAACGGTAACAGGAACGGAAACCGCAACCGTAACAACGGGAACCGAGACAACAACCGCGAGCGGGAGAATCGCGAAAACAACCGCGACAACAACCGTAACAGACCGCGTCCGAACCGAGTAAATAACGATAAGCAACCGAATAATGACAAACCTCAGCAACAAGCTAAGCCTGCTACCAAACCGGACTCCAAACCGGAAAACAAGCCGGACACAAAGCCGGAAGCTTAA
- the gldH gene encoding gliding motility lipoprotein GldH yields MTNLSNKLSLLPNRTPNRKTSRTQSRKLKGIIAVLTCSLFFSCENPALYDQYQAINNITWEKDKEYYFTFEVKDISVPYDLTLEVRNNNLYPYQNLWLFCSEEQPIGPLRRDTIECILADEFGKWHGHGISLYQSSFPIHSQYKFPYAGQYTFSFRQGMRDDALKGIQEIGFSVRPSH; encoded by the coding sequence ATGACAAACCTCAGCAACAAGCTAAGCCTGCTACCAAACCGGACTCCAAACCGGAAAACAAGCCGGACACAAAGCCGGAAGCTTAAAGGAATCATTGCCGTACTGACTTGTTCCCTATTCTTTTCCTGCGAAAACCCAGCCTTGTACGACCAGTACCAGGCGATCAACAATATCACGTGGGAAAAGGATAAGGAATACTATTTTACCTTCGAGGTGAAAGATATATCCGTTCCTTACGACCTGACACTGGAAGTAAGGAACAACAACCTGTACCCTTATCAGAACTTATGGCTTTTCTGTAGTGAAGAGCAGCCGATCGGCCCACTTCGCCGGGATACCATTGAATGTATACTTGCCGACGAATTCGGCAAATGGCACGGGCATGGCATTTCCTTATATCAAAGCAGCTTTCCCATCCATTCGCAATATAAGTTTCCGTATGCTGGACAATATACGTTCAGTTTCCGACAGGGAATGCGCGACGATGCTCTGAAAGGAATACAGGAAATCGGTTTCTCGGTCCGCCCCTCCCATTGA